In Gadus morhua chromosome 2, gadMor3.0, whole genome shotgun sequence, a single window of DNA contains:
- the LOC115560936 gene encoding histone H2A: MSGRGKTGGKARAKAKTRSSRAGLQFPVGRVHRLLRKGNYAHRVGAGAPVYLAAVLEYLTAEILELAGNAARDNKKTRIIPRHLQLAVRNDEELNKLLGGVTIAQGGVLPNIQAVLLPKKTEKPAKK; encoded by the coding sequence ATGTCTGGAAGAGGAAAGACCGGAGGAAAAGCAAGGGCGAAGGCCAAGACCAGGTCGTCCCGTGCCGGGCTCCAGTTCCCCGTTGGCCGTGTGCACAGACTTCTTCGCAAGGGCAACTATGCTCATCGCGTTGGAGCCGGAGCTCCAGTCTACCTGGCTGCCGTGCTTGAGTATCTGACCGCTGAGATCCTGGAGTTGGCCGGTAACGCCGCCCGTGACAACAAGAAGACCCGCATCATCCCCCGCCATCTGCAGCTGGCCGTGCGTAACGACGAAGAGCTCAACAAACTCCTCGGTGGAGTGACCATCGCCCAGGGCGGTGTGCTGCCTAACATCCAGGCCGTCCTTCTGCCCAAGAAGACAGAGAAGCCCGCCAAGAAGTAA
- the LOC115560923 gene encoding histone H3, which produces MARTKQTARKSTGGKAPRKQLATKAARKSAPATGGVKKPHRYRPGTVALREIRRYQKSTELLIRKLPFQRLVREIAQDFKTDLRFQSSAVMALQEASEAYLVGLFEDTNLCAIHAKRVTIMPKDIQLARRIRGERA; this is translated from the coding sequence ATGGCGAGAACCAAGCAAACAGCACGTAAGTCTACCGGTGGGAAAGCACCAAGGAAGCAGCTCGCAACCAAGGCTGCACGTAAGAGTGCCCCGGCCACCGGTGGCGTGAAGAAGCCCCATCGTTACAGGCCCGGTACAGTAGCGCTGAGAGAGATCCGTCGTTATCAGAAATCCACCGAGCTGCTGATCCGCAAGCTGCCCTTCCAGCGCCTGGTGAGGGAGATCGCCCAGGACTTCAAGACCGACCTCCGCTTCCAGAGCTCCGCTGTTATGGCTCTTCAGGAGGCAAGTGAGGCTTATTTGGTTGGTCTTTTCGAGGATACCAACTTGTGCGCCATCCACGCAAAGAGGGTGACCATCATGCCCAAAGACATCCAGCTAGCCCGCCGTATCCGTGGTGAACGCGCTTAA
- the LOC115560918 gene encoding histone H1, whose protein sequence is MVEVVPAAPAAAAAAPAKAAKKKTAVKAKNAGPSVSELIVKTVSASKERSGVTVPSMKKALAADGYNVEKNNSRVNTTIKALVLKGTLIQVKGAGASGSFKINKEVKAKKPAVKKAAAPKAKKPAVKKPAAAKKTTPKKVKKTAVKKATPKKVKKPVAAKKVAPKKVVKSPKKAAKPVAKKTPVKKATKPKTVKKAAPKKK, encoded by the coding sequence ATGGTTGAAGTCGTACCTGCTGCTcccgctgctgccgccgctgctcCGGCCAAAGCAGCAAAGAAGAAGACCGCGGTGAAGGCAAAGAATGCCGGACCAAGTGTCAGCGAATTGATCGTCAAAACCGTGTCTGCCTCCAAGGAGCGTAGCGGGGTTACTGTGCCATCGATGAAGAAAGCCCTGGCTGCCGATGGCTACAACGTTGAGAAAAACAACTCACGCGTCAACACCACCATCAAAGCTCTGGTTCTTAAGGGAACTTTGATTCAGGTGAAGGGCGCCGGAGCTTCTGGGTCTTTTAAGATCAACAAGGAGGTTAAGGCGAAGAAGCCAGCGGTCAAGAAGGCAGCTGCCCCTAAAGCCAAGAAGCCCGCAGTCAAGAAACCCGCCGCTGCCAAGAAGACTACCCCAAAGAAGGTCAAGAAAACCGCTGTCAAGAAAGCTACCCCGAAGAAGGTTAAGAAGCCCGTCGCGGCCAAGAAGGTGGCGCCCAAGAAAGTTGTCAAGAGTCCCAAGAAAGCGGCTAAGCCCGTTGCTAAGAAGACCCCGGTGAAGAAGGCAACCAAGCCCAAAACAGTAAAGAAGGCAGCCCCAAAGAAGAAGTAA
- the LOC115560966 gene encoding histone H2B 1/2-like has protein sequence MPADVAKPAPKKGSKKAVSKTAVKGGKKRRKTRKESYAIYVYKVLKQVHPDTGISSKAMGIMNSFVNDIFERIAGEASRLAHYNKRSTITSREIQTAVRLLLPGELAKHAVSEGTKAVTKYTSSK, from the coding sequence ATGCCTGCTGACGTTGCCAAACCCGCTCCCAAGAAGGGCTCCAAGAAAGCCGTCTCCAAGACCGCAGTCAAGGGCGGCAAGAAGCGCCGAAAGACCAGGAAGGAGAGCTATGCCATTTATGTGTACAAGGTGCTGAAGCAGGTCCACCCCGACACCGGCATCTCCTCCAAGGCGATGGGAATCATGAACTCCTTTGTCAACGACATCTTTGAGCGCATCGCTGGTGAGGCTTCTCGCCTTGCTCACTACAACAagcgctccaccatcacctccagggAGATCCAGACCGCCGTCCGCCTGCTGCTCCCCGGTGAGCTGGCCAAGCACGCCGTGTCTGAGGGCACCAAGGCTGTGACCAAGTACACCAGCTCCAAGTAG
- the LOC115560950 gene encoding histone H2A, giving the protein MSGRGKTGGKARAKAKTRSSRAGLQFPVGRVHRLLRKGNYAHRVGAGAPVYLAAVLEYLTAEILELAGNAARDNKKTRIIPRHLQLAVRNDEELNKLLGGVTIAQGGVLPNIQAVLLPKKTEKPAKK; this is encoded by the coding sequence ATGTCTGGAAGAGGAAAGACCGGAGGTAAAGCAAGGGCGAAGGCCAAGACCAGGTCATCCCGTGCCGGGCTCCAGTTCCCCGTTGGCCGTGTGCACAGACTTCTTCGCAAGGGCAACTATGCTCATCGCGTCGGAGCCGGGGCTCCGGTCTACCTGGCGGCCGTGCTTGAGTATCTGACCGCTGAGATCCTCGAGTTGGCCGGCAATGCTGCCCGCGACAACAAGAAGACCCGCATCATCCCCCGCCATCTGCAGCTGGCTGTCCGCAATGACGAGGAGCTCAACAAACTCCTCGGTGGAGTAACCATCGCTCAGGGCGGTGTGCTGCCTAACATCCAGGCCGTCCTTCTGCCCAAGAAGACCGAGAAGCCCGCGAAGAAGTAA
- the LOC115560911 gene encoding C1q-related factor-like, with translation MELMFLLLVAFIFSSGQCLDTDFSTDPSSDFEHAELTDCQPDSCTVCREMSAMRERLAAMACTQDGLMKSVRSLRTAMAANQKELGVSSAQIPPLQGLTQELAQQLTALQESTSAAVPRQAFTAVLGHSLGPLPIHRAVKYPLIITNIGNGYNPATGSFTARVSGMYYFSYTMYSGSPTTNSVVGLMKNGQMIVTTWDTAGGDINDSATNAAVLQLEAGDFVYIQLYANRNIYDDNGRYNTFSGLMLYPL, from the coding sequence ATGGAGCTCATGTTCCTCCTCTTGGTGGCCTTCATCTTCTCCAGCGGCCAGTGCCTGGATACGGACTTCTCCACGGACCCCTCCTCGGACTTCGAACACGCCGAACTGACCGACTGCCAGCCCGACAGCTGCACCGTCTGCAGAGAAATGTCCGCCATGCGGGAGCGTCTGGCGGCCATGGCCTGCACGCAGGATGGCCTGATGAAGAGCGTCCGCTCCCTCAGGACGGCGATGGCGGCGAACCAGAAAGAGCTAGGAGTCAGCAGCGCCCAGATCCCGCCGCTGCAAGGTCTGACCCAGGAGCTGGCCCAGCAGCTCACGGCTCTGCAGGAAAGCACATCGGCCGCGGTGCCCCGGCAGGCCTTCACCGCCGTGCTGGGCCACTCCCTCGGCCCTCTCCCCATTCACAGGGCAGTCAAGTACCCGCTGATCATCACCAACATAGGCAACGGCTACAACCCGGCCACGGGCTCCTTCACCGCCCGGGTGTCCGGCATGTACTACTTCAGCTACACCATGTACAGCGGGAGTCCAACTACCAACTCGGTGGTGGGGCTGATGAAGAACGGCCAGATGATAGTGACCACCTGGGACACAGCGGGGGGCGACATAAACGACAGTGCCACCAACGCTGCCGTGCTGCAGCTGGAGGCCGGAGACTTTGTCTACATCCAGCTCTACGCCAACCGCAACATATACGACGACAACGGCCGCTACAACACCTTCAGCGGCCTCATGCTCTACCCTCTGTAA